The following proteins are co-located in the Cloacibacillus sp. genome:
- a CDS encoding MurR/RpiR family transcriptional regulator: MAKETNKSMVQRIADKSGILSPKQLQLAMYIEKNYMSLAYITMTELASLADVSETTVVRFVSQLGYNGFPDFMAALRKEVDSTSKPKTSMDKFDLEHKKYTFPDDTCQAIFTLEMQVMRDTLSKIDTKKHQKAVDMIFDAPAIIILGCGANKCCSQALGFALQVIHPKVQIIEKLGLSEAAIINDMPEGTVCIAFTTPRYPKETQEILGIIKNKNFKIIGISNSILAPIVQYSDIFFQIPVKYVTFIDTNAAFMALIHSLTFGLHLKDKRKIKQRIEEYNRFTKEHNYYVEDSLELVDF; encoded by the coding sequence ATGGCAAAGGAAACTAACAAGTCGATGGTTCAGAGAATAGCTGATAAGAGTGGGATCCTGTCCCCTAAACAGCTCCAGCTCGCAATGTATATTGAAAAAAATTACATGTCGCTAGCTTATATAACCATGACGGAATTGGCATCATTAGCAGATGTCAGCGAAACGACGGTGGTGCGTTTCGTCTCTCAACTGGGGTACAACGGATTTCCGGATTTTATGGCAGCACTTAGAAAAGAAGTGGATTCCACCTCCAAACCAAAAACCAGCATGGACAAGTTTGATTTGGAACACAAAAAATATACATTTCCAGATGATACATGCCAAGCTATATTTACACTTGAAATGCAGGTGATGCGGGATACCCTTTCAAAAATAGACACTAAAAAGCATCAAAAAGCGGTTGATATGATTTTTGACGCTCCCGCCATTATCATACTAGGATGCGGGGCCAATAAATGCTGTTCGCAGGCGCTAGGTTTTGCATTACAGGTGATCCACCCAAAAGTACAAATAATAGAGAAACTAGGACTCTCCGAGGCCGCCATAATAAACGATATGCCAGAAGGAACTGTCTGCATCGCATTCACTACGCCGCGCTATCCAAAAGAAACACAGGAGATTCTTGGCATTATCAAAAACAAGAATTTTAAAATAATAGGGATATCAAATTCCATTCTTGCCCCTATCGTACAGTATTCCGACATCTTTTTCCAAATACCGGTCAAATACGTCACATTCATAGATACCAATGCCGCATTCATGGCTTTGATCCACTCGCTAACGTTCGGTCTGCACTTAAAGGATAAACGCAAGATCAAACAGAGAATTGAAGAATACAATAGGTTTACAAAAGAACACAACTATTATGTAGAAGATTCGCTGGAATTAGTCGATTTTTAA